The Daucus carota subsp. sativus chromosome 2, DH1 v3.0, whole genome shotgun sequence genome includes a window with the following:
- the LOC108203729 gene encoding uncharacterized mitochondrial protein AtMg00810-like: MKDLGPVNYFLGLEIDRSEAGFFVSQRKYVQDMIKEFGMSNTTPLKLLMHAHVTLTLDKGNLLADPSIYQKLLAKLIYVTITRPNLSFPVHNLAQFMQKPTNVHMQAAKRILRYHLNNPKHGILLASSSAAQLTTYCDSDWATCPVTRRSTSGYCV; encoded by the coding sequence ATGAAGGATCTTGGGCCAGTAAACTACTTTCTCGGTTTGGAAATTGATAGAAGTGAAGCTGGGTTCTTTGTATCTCAACGCAAGTATGTTCAAGACATGATCAAGGAGTTTGGAATGTCAAACACAACTCCCCTCAAACTTCTAATGCATGCTCATGTGACCCTGACTCTGGATAAGGGAAATCTCCTGGCAGAtcctagtatttatcaaaaactCTTGGCGAAGCTCATCTATGTGACAATTACAAGGCCTAATCTTTCATTTCCTGTGCACAATTTAGCTCAGTTCATGCAGAAACCAACCAATGTGCACATGCAAGCGGCCAAGAGAATATTAAGGTACCATCTGAACAATCCGAAACATGGAATTCTTCTGGCTTCGTCAAGTGCTGCCCAGCTCACTACTTATTGTGACAGTGACTGGGCAACATGTCCTGTGACTCGAAGGTCGACCTCAGGCTACTGTGTGTGA